One stretch of Legionella birminghamensis DNA includes these proteins:
- a CDS encoding bifunctional alpha/beta hydrolase/OsmC family protein, which produces MTNLVTASKAVSFINKQGIRLKGILEQPLIGSKTYAIYAHCFTCTKSSLAAVRVSKALAQKGINVLRFDFAGLGQSEGNFSDSNFSSNLDDLVAAFQFLSQAFYPPQILIGHSLGGAAVLAALDQLPDIKAVVTIGAPAYADHVTHNFHDKISEIEQQGRAQVFLGGRELTLTKQFIDDLAQYHCLDRLAKTKAAPLICHSPVDSIVSIEHAELIFKAAKHPKSFVSLGNADHLVTQQKDAEFLADMITAWSMRWVSVESKSPAMDAQNQVIINESHQSQFQQIIDWQGQQFIADEPVESGGKNTGPGPYDYLLMALGACTSMTLRLYANHKQIPLQHVSVKLNHKKEHIRDCEDFENKNKVLDHIFKQLEISGPLTEEQLERLEEIAERCPVHRTLLGEIIITSELLRKED; this is translated from the coding sequence ATGACGAATCTGGTCACAGCGAGTAAAGCCGTTTCCTTTATTAATAAACAGGGTATCCGGCTTAAAGGCATTCTTGAGCAACCTCTCATTGGCAGTAAAACCTATGCGATATATGCCCATTGTTTCACCTGCACCAAAAGCTCCCTGGCTGCGGTTCGGGTGAGCAAGGCTCTGGCACAGAAAGGGATTAATGTACTTCGTTTTGATTTTGCCGGCTTAGGCCAAAGCGAAGGAAATTTCAGTGACTCGAATTTTAGCAGCAACTTGGATGACTTAGTGGCCGCCTTTCAATTCCTGAGCCAGGCGTTTTATCCTCCTCAAATATTAATTGGCCATAGCTTAGGCGGAGCGGCTGTTTTGGCAGCCCTTGATCAGTTACCGGACATTAAAGCCGTTGTGACAATAGGAGCGCCAGCTTATGCGGATCACGTGACCCATAACTTTCACGACAAAATAAGTGAAATCGAACAGCAAGGGAGAGCTCAAGTCTTTCTAGGGGGCCGGGAATTAACCTTAACCAAACAATTCATTGACGATTTGGCCCAATATCACTGCCTTGACCGCCTGGCTAAAACCAAAGCCGCTCCTTTGATCTGTCATTCCCCCGTAGATAGCATTGTCTCTATCGAACATGCAGAACTGATATTTAAAGCCGCTAAACACCCCAAGAGTTTCGTATCGCTTGGAAACGCAGACCATCTCGTCACCCAACAGAAAGACGCTGAATTTCTTGCCGATATGATTACCGCCTGGAGTATGCGCTGGGTCAGCGTTGAAAGTAAATCCCCGGCAATGGATGCTCAAAATCAAGTCATTATTAATGAAAGCCACCAGAGTCAGTTTCAGCAGATTATCGATTGGCAAGGCCAGCAATTTATTGCCGATGAACCAGTTGAATCCGGAGGTAAGAACACTGGTCCCGGGCCCTATGATTATCTATTAATGGCCTTGGGCGCCTGCACCAGTATGACTTTAAGGCTTTATGCCAACCACAAGCAAATTCCCCTCCAGCATGTCAGCGTCAAATTAAACCATAAAAAAGAACATATTCGCGACTGTGAGGATTTCGAAAACAAAAACAAAGTGCTGGATCATATCTTCAAGCAACTGGAAATAAGCGGCCCGCTGACGGAAGAACAGCTGGAACGGCTTGAAGAAATTGCAGAACGATGCCCTGTCCATCGAACCTTGCTGGGAGAGATTATTATTACCAGTGAATTGCTTCGAAAAGAGGACTAA
- the egtD gene encoding L-histidine N(alpha)-methyltransferase: MNANLQIKTISEGKLPKNDLHEFMLDVEKGLSGRKKFISSKYFYDAKGSELFNQITRHPDYYLTKCELEILEENKREFASIFGESSFNLIELGPGEGIKSRIFLDQFLKDSLDFTYFTIDISRRYLNQIVKQFHQDLPKLKLIALNSDYFSGLHWLSQRSKRRNVVLFLGSSIGNFNPKDTETFLKNIANDLQNDDYLLIGFDLRKDIDILNKAYNDSDLITRNFNLNLLTRMNRELGAHFDLEKFQHYATYNVYSGAMESYLLSRAKQSIRIDALNRSFNFYEYEPIHVEYSYKYLIDHIEEIAHKSGFEIVKNYMDSKSYFVDSLWRVRKQSPGENSV; encoded by the coding sequence ATGAATGCAAATTTACAAATAAAGACAATATCGGAAGGAAAACTTCCAAAGAATGATCTTCATGAATTTATGCTTGATGTAGAAAAAGGACTTTCCGGCAGAAAAAAGTTCATTTCCTCCAAATATTTCTATGATGCGAAAGGCAGCGAACTGTTTAATCAAATAACCAGACACCCTGATTACTATCTTACCAAATGTGAACTGGAAATTCTTGAAGAGAATAAACGCGAATTTGCCTCTATTTTTGGTGAAAGCAGCTTTAATCTCATCGAGCTTGGGCCAGGTGAAGGAATTAAATCCAGAATATTCCTCGACCAGTTTCTGAAAGACTCTCTGGATTTTACTTATTTCACCATTGATATATCCAGACGCTACCTGAATCAGATTGTGAAGCAATTCCATCAGGATTTACCCAAACTGAAACTGATTGCCCTCAATTCAGATTACTTCAGCGGATTGCATTGGCTCAGCCAGCGCTCAAAACGCAGGAATGTGGTGCTCTTTCTTGGCTCCAGTATTGGCAACTTTAATCCAAAAGACACAGAAACTTTTTTGAAAAATATTGCTAACGACTTGCAGAATGATGACTATCTTCTCATTGGTTTTGATCTACGGAAAGACATTGACATTTTAAATAAAGCCTACAATGACAGTGATTTGATAACGCGTAATTTTAATCTGAATCTGTTAACACGCATGAATCGCGAGCTGGGTGCACATTTTGATTTGGAGAAGTTCCAACACTATGCCACTTATAATGTCTATTCGGGCGCCATGGAAAGTTATTTATTAAGTCGAGCCAAACAGTCTATACGAATTGATGCCTTAAACCGCTCCTTTAATTTTTATGAATACGAACCCATTCATGTTGAATATTCTTATAAATATTTAATCGACCATATTGAAGAAATCGCTCATAAGAGCGGATTTGAAATTGTGAAAAATTATATGGATTCAAAGAGCTATTTTGTAGATTCACTTTGGCGCGTTCGAAAACAATCCCCAGGCGAAAATTCCGTCTAA
- the egtB gene encoding ergothioneine biosynthesis protein EgtB, which produces MNRAQLRNSYQTIRNQTETLCGPLVTEDFVIQAMEDVSPPKWHLAHTSWFFETFILQDFVTNYQRFHDDFHFLFNSYYQGVGSPFPRPKRGLLSRPTVNEVFGYRRAINHQMLEMIDNLSDEQIQRVTPLITLGLHHEQQHQELLLMDIKYNFSINPLFPIYKQAKNTPNPGGTSPLQFIGMPGAVAEIGHEDGGFCFDNERPRHSTILMPYALANRLVTNAEYLEFIEAQAYEEPQWWLADGWDWCQNQHIRCPLYWHRIDGQWHIFGLSGLKPLVPGEPVAHISFYEADAYARWRGCRLPTEAEWEHFASHCKFRPETDNFMDKGIYHPVPFFQQSKEHSYQLFGDLWEWTSSCYSAYPGYRSLEGSLGEYNGKFMNNQRVLRGGSCATPAAHIRTTYRNFFQADKRWVFSGIRLARDEENLSKRTNKRELK; this is translated from the coding sequence ATGAATCGGGCACAGCTTAGAAATAGTTATCAGACTATCCGCAATCAGACCGAAACGCTGTGCGGGCCTTTGGTAACTGAAGATTTTGTGATTCAGGCGATGGAGGATGTCAGCCCGCCGAAATGGCATTTAGCCCATACGTCCTGGTTTTTTGAGACCTTCATTCTGCAGGATTTCGTTACAAATTATCAGCGGTTCCATGATGATTTTCATTTTTTATTTAATTCCTATTATCAGGGAGTGGGCAGCCCGTTCCCCCGCCCAAAAAGAGGCCTTCTATCGCGGCCCACCGTGAATGAAGTCTTTGGATATCGACGAGCAATTAATCATCAGATGCTGGAAATGATTGATAATCTTTCTGATGAGCAGATTCAGCGGGTAACGCCGCTGATTACGTTGGGTTTACATCACGAGCAGCAACATCAGGAATTACTCCTGATGGATATCAAGTATAACTTCTCGATTAACCCTCTGTTTCCCATTTATAAGCAGGCTAAAAATACGCCAAACCCGGGCGGAACATCTCCGCTGCAATTTATCGGAATGCCTGGCGCAGTGGCAGAAATCGGCCATGAGGACGGCGGGTTTTGTTTTGACAATGAAAGGCCCCGCCATAGCACTATACTGATGCCCTATGCGCTCGCCAATCGCCTTGTTACCAATGCTGAATATTTGGAATTTATCGAAGCCCAGGCTTATGAGGAACCGCAATGGTGGTTAGCTGATGGGTGGGATTGGTGTCAGAATCAACACATCCGCTGCCCACTTTACTGGCATCGAATTGATGGGCAATGGCATATCTTTGGTTTGTCGGGCCTTAAACCCTTAGTGCCCGGCGAGCCGGTTGCGCATATTAGTTTCTATGAAGCGGATGCCTATGCAAGATGGCGGGGATGTCGACTGCCGACTGAAGCAGAATGGGAACATTTTGCAAGCCACTGTAAATTTCGCCCGGAAACGGACAATTTTATGGATAAGGGGATTTATCATCCAGTTCCCTTCTTCCAGCAAAGCAAAGAACACAGCTATCAGTTATTTGGCGATTTATGGGAATGGACTTCCAGTTGCTATAGCGCCTATCCAGGCTACAGATCACTAGAAGGTTCCCTGGGTGAATATAATGGAAAATTTATGAATAACCAGCGGGTCTTGCGTGGAGGAAGTTGTGCAACACCTGCAGCACACATCAGAACGACTTACCGCAATTTTTTCCAAGCAGACAAACGCTGGGTCTTTAGCGGCATTCGTCTGGCCAGGGACGAGGAAAATCTGTCGAAAAGAACAAATAAGAGGGAACTCAAATGA
- a CDS encoding DUF427 domain-containing protein — protein sequence MTKAIWNGTIIAESNLCERVEGNFYFPPNSVHQEYLTGSSHTSICPWKGVAHYYDIRVDGKVNPAAAWYYPAPKEAANRIRDYIAFWKGVNIID from the coding sequence ATGACCAAAGCAATATGGAATGGCACAATAATTGCTGAGAGTAATCTATGCGAACGGGTGGAAGGGAATTTCTATTTTCCTCCCAACTCGGTACATCAGGAGTATTTGACAGGCAGTTCCCATACGTCAATCTGTCCCTGGAAGGGAGTTGCCCATTACTACGACATAAGGGTAGATGGCAAAGTGAATCCGGCGGCAGCTTGGTATTATCCGGCCCCTAAAGAGGCTGCCAACCGGATTAGGGATTACATCGCTTTCTGGAAAGGCGTAAACATTATCGATTAA